One genomic region from Sphingobacterium multivorum encodes:
- a CDS encoding SusD/RagB family nutrient-binding outer membrane lipoprotein — protein sequence MKKLHLKNILSLGIIIALSSCSQLDINENPNAATEATITPDLVLTQAIAATASNIVSYHSYGAFLVGYQLPGGGIGGYGDTYTYNITSNTNVGLWNNVFNNLRDYQFIINYTQKSPEYKFFGDIARIFKVFNYQLLVDAYGDVPYTEALQGDNNLAPKFDDDAVVYQELVTELDAVIADIKQYKGDLSYRSLTKKTDPVFAGNLDNWIKFANNLKLRLLVRARGTSIDSFVQSAFSKFSTDGFLIDDVLVDPGYQATATQNPLFASFHSSTAGSISTAANYYVPSKYLFTFYDGRKITDEKRGKLTFRNFPNTSIGQLGDEVNNPNSDDYVWYVGTGSADALGVLKGRTAGLPIFLASETYFLLAEAALYGHELSGSASTNFEKGILASFTYLEKNATNALATGQVPATDAANYKTENSTNYLVNYALAATTAQRLEAIITQKYIALNFFHGHEAWNEFRRTGYPKIVNGSQVATETFASVQSGSSRADKLPIRNLYPQTEINLNVNVPKLTNGFSDPIFWDIN from the coding sequence ATGAAAAAATTACATTTGAAAAATATATTGTCCCTGGGGATCATCATTGCACTATCTTCTTGCTCACAATTGGATATCAATGAAAATCCCAATGCGGCAACCGAAGCAACAATAACACCCGACCTGGTATTGACCCAGGCGATTGCTGCCACGGCATCCAATATCGTTAGTTATCATTCATATGGAGCCTTTTTGGTGGGATATCAGCTTCCCGGTGGCGGGATTGGCGGGTATGGAGATACGTACACGTATAACATCACATCCAATACCAATGTGGGATTGTGGAATAATGTGTTCAACAATCTTCGCGATTACCAATTTATTATCAACTACACACAAAAAAGCCCCGAGTATAAATTCTTTGGTGATATAGCGCGCATTTTTAAAGTGTTCAATTATCAGCTGCTCGTCGATGCCTACGGGGATGTACCTTACACAGAAGCGCTGCAGGGGGATAACAACTTGGCGCCCAAGTTTGACGATGATGCAGTCGTTTATCAGGAATTGGTTACCGAACTCGATGCGGTTATTGCGGATATTAAGCAGTATAAGGGTGATCTAAGTTACCGAAGTCTAACGAAAAAGACCGATCCGGTGTTTGCTGGTAACTTGGACAACTGGATTAAGTTTGCCAACAACCTTAAGCTGCGTCTTTTGGTGCGAGCAAGGGGTACTTCTATTGACAGCTTTGTCCAATCGGCTTTTAGTAAGTTCTCGACGGATGGATTTCTGATCGATGATGTACTCGTCGATCCCGGATATCAGGCCACGGCAACACAGAACCCTTTGTTTGCAAGTTTTCATAGCTCAACTGCTGGTTCAATTTCAACGGCCGCCAATTATTATGTGCCTTCTAAATACCTGTTTACGTTCTATGACGGTCGTAAAATAACCGATGAGAAACGTGGCAAACTTACGTTCCGAAATTTTCCCAATACATCCATCGGTCAGCTTGGCGACGAAGTCAATAACCCCAATTCTGATGACTATGTGTGGTATGTTGGAACAGGAAGTGCAGATGCCCTAGGTGTATTGAAAGGACGTACCGCAGGTTTGCCAATATTTCTTGCTTCGGAAACGTATTTCTTACTAGCCGAGGCGGCCTTATATGGGCACGAGCTTAGTGGTTCGGCATCAACCAATTTTGAAAAAGGTATTTTAGCTTCATTTACTTATCTGGAAAAGAATGCGACCAATGCATTGGCAACAGGACAGGTGCCTGCAACTGATGCTGCGAATTATAAAACAGAAAATAGTACAAATTATCTTGTCAACTATGCTTTGGCCGCCACAACCGCACAACGGTTGGAGGCTATCATCACGCAGAAATATATTGCCTTGAATTTTTTCCATGGTCATGAGGCCTGGAACGAATTTCGCCGCACAGGATATCCAAAAATTGTCAATGGTTCGCAAGTTGCCACGGAAACATTTGCATCGGTCCAATCGGGTTCGTCCCGCGCGGATAAACTTCCAATACGAAATCTTTATCCACAGACTGAAATAAATTTAAATGTGAACGTTCCCAAATTGACGAATGGATTTTCGGATCCAATCTTTTGGGATATCAATTGA
- a CDS encoding DUF1735 domain-containing protein produces MKINKKSVLGLTAVTLSMALWGCVKEKGVFEDGGSSGIVQLVLPARTSSTAIARAVTTVFEALDVVTLPVKVQLTGSQGAPEDLKLTLKINDSSVDKYNLAWQSKYEALPTRLYAVDTYDVTIPKGAKEAVLNVKIYPPRFTATDFTKSYALGIQIQTATGGKISGNYAEGIYAVSIKNKYDGVYEITGTYQDYVNAAFKGIYPQTANLVTLTGNTTEINYTTFNNGSSPHSYYFNAGGSNSYFGNWSPIFTFDNATNKVTAVTNYYGQGSNSSGRYGEIDNTANNYYDPATKTIHVTYYLVQPSGRRGKFTEIYTFKKTR; encoded by the coding sequence ATGAAAATAAATAAAAAATCAGTATTAGGCCTGACAGCGGTCACCTTGAGTATGGCGCTCTGGGGCTGTGTAAAAGAAAAAGGTGTCTTTGAAGATGGTGGAAGCTCAGGCATTGTGCAGCTTGTACTTCCTGCACGGACAAGCAGTACGGCAATTGCCCGTGCGGTAACAACTGTTTTTGAAGCCCTTGACGTGGTGACCCTTCCTGTAAAAGTTCAGTTGACAGGTTCACAAGGTGCCCCAGAAGACCTGAAGCTAACCTTGAAAATAAATGACAGCTCTGTTGATAAATACAACCTGGCCTGGCAATCTAAATACGAAGCATTACCTACGCGTTTATATGCCGTCGACACCTATGATGTTACTATACCCAAAGGGGCAAAAGAAGCTGTTTTAAATGTTAAAATTTATCCTCCGCGTTTTACAGCCACCGATTTTACCAAGTCCTATGCGCTTGGCATCCAGATACAGACCGCGACAGGTGGAAAGATCAGCGGAAATTATGCCGAAGGGATCTATGCTGTATCGATAAAGAATAAATACGATGGTGTTTATGAGATCACAGGAACCTACCAGGACTATGTCAATGCTGCCTTTAAAGGAATTTATCCACAGACCGCAAATCTGGTTACGCTCACAGGTAATACCACTGAAATTAATTATACAACCTTCAATAACGGTAGTTCTCCACATTCCTATTATTTTAACGCGGGGGGATCAAATTCTTATTTCGGCAATTGGAGCCCAATATTCACGTTCGACAATGCAACAAATAAGGTCACAGCAGTGACCAACTATTATGGACAGGGTTCCAATAGTAGTGGACGGTATGGCGAGATCGACAATACGGCAAATAACTATTATGACCCAGCAACGAAAACCATACATGTGACGTATTATCTTGTCCAGCCTTCGGGACGTCGGGGAAAATTTACAGAGATCTATACGTTCAAGAAAACGCGTTAG
- a CDS encoding TlpA disulfide reductase family protein, whose product MTKVFTLIASLTFSTAIMAQHKTALLNGQVTGYTTQDKAFLSYRNGTQRIVDSVNIGSNGTFQFNYTIADPTVASLAVGKTLALAQRSKNLTLYLENTAIKVQSTDSLKNPLIQGGNTNKELSQLKKRLEQIAPLRDALNTKYFSASQEQRNSPEFKKEIEQLSENYQLENKKILEAFISENPNSFVSLDRIAEVVGYAPEADDLDRYFKQLTPEIRHSEKGKAFALQIDQTKATSIGQIAPAFTQANPDGKNISLADYRGKYVLLDFWASWCGPCRQENPNVVKAYHALKNKKFTVLGVSLDQPGKKNSWLKAIADDKLEWDQVSDLNFWDNQVAKLYNIRSIPQNFLIDPNGKIIAKNLRGEDLERQLSKYIVD is encoded by the coding sequence ATGACTAAAGTATTTACATTGATTGCATCGCTCACTTTCTCTACAGCGATTATGGCGCAGCATAAAACTGCCCTGTTAAACGGTCAAGTGACTGGCTATACGACGCAGGACAAAGCTTTTCTGAGCTATCGGAATGGAACACAACGTATCGTCGATTCCGTCAACATTGGTTCAAATGGAACATTTCAATTCAATTATACCATTGCTGATCCGACAGTGGCCAGCCTAGCGGTAGGTAAGACACTTGCCCTGGCTCAACGGTCAAAAAATCTAACACTTTATCTTGAAAACACAGCGATCAAGGTTCAGTCCACCGATTCATTAAAAAATCCATTGATCCAGGGAGGGAATACAAATAAGGAGCTTAGCCAATTGAAGAAACGGCTGGAACAAATTGCTCCTTTGCGTGATGCGTTGAATACAAAATATTTTTCGGCGAGCCAAGAGCAACGAAATTCCCCAGAATTCAAAAAAGAAATTGAACAGCTCAGTGAGAACTATCAGCTTGAAAATAAGAAAATTCTGGAAGCCTTTATCTCAGAGAATCCTAATTCTTTCGTCAGCTTAGACCGGATTGCAGAAGTTGTTGGCTATGCTCCTGAGGCTGACGATCTAGACCGATATTTCAAACAGCTTACGCCTGAAATTCGTCATTCAGAAAAAGGAAAAGCTTTTGCACTACAGATTGATCAAACCAAGGCGACATCAATCGGACAGATTGCTCCGGCTTTTACCCAAGCTAACCCGGATGGGAAAAATATCTCCCTTGCCGATTATCGGGGTAAATATGTATTGTTGGATTTCTGGGCAAGTTGGTGTGGTCCCTGTCGTCAGGAAAATCCTAATGTCGTAAAGGCTTATCATGCCCTAAAAAACAAAAAATTTACCGTGCTCGGCGTATCTTTAGATCAACCTGGCAAAAAGAACAGCTGGCTAAAAGCTATTGCAGATGATAAATTAGAATGGGATCAGGTTTCGGACCTTAATTTTTGGGATAACCAAGTGGCTAAACTCTATAATATCCGATCGATTCCTCAAAATTTTCTGATCGATCCCAATGGAAAAATTATTGCCAAAAACCTTCGTGGTGAAGATTTGGAACGCCAACTTTCTAAATATATCGTTGATTAA
- a CDS encoding helix-turn-helix domain-containing protein, which produces MSNVTSQEIIKAVKERRKYLKISQRAMAEQLYISLKAYQNLEIGTTKIDIERLQQIADILNTDMNSLINSPTAQLKQEKLPLAKEKQLLRDKESYISYLEESLQYYRNLIKENNLL; this is translated from the coding sequence ATGAGCAATGTTACATCACAAGAAATTATCAAAGCCGTTAAAGAGCGTAGGAAATATCTCAAGATTTCCCAACGGGCAATGGCTGAACAATTATATATATCATTAAAAGCCTATCAGAACCTTGAGATTGGAACAACGAAGATAGACATTGAGCGTTTACAGCAAATTGCGGATATATTAAACACGGATATGAATAGTCTGATCAATTCTCCGACAGCTCAGTTAAAGCAAGAAAAATTACCCTTAGCAAAGGAAAAGCAGCTTTTACGCGACAAAGAGAGTTATATTTCTTATTTAGAGGAAAGTTTACAGTATTACAGAAACCTTATTAAGGAGAATAATTTATTATAG
- a CDS encoding SusC/RagA family TonB-linked outer membrane protein: MKQKLIYFLLGILFVVHVQAQSARKVSGIVSAADGTPLAGVSIRVENTKEATQTGRDGQYSIHVAASEKLIFSFIGYQVRHIDLKGRSSLDIVLLKEESVLDEVVVSAGGILRTPREQGYATTQVTGENLTQGKSPTISGGLQGKVPGLQINQISSGVNPNYRLVLRGNRSLLGDNTALIVLDNAVVSSDLLNNINPADVENVQVLNGAAGAAAYGAEGSNGVLIITTKKGQAGRTAINLSNTFTLEEISFFPKLQDKFGAGSTSGAQVYNPEENQQYGPAFDGSTVAIGNPLENGEQQYGIYSPRKDRFDFWNVGRNNQTDLSISSGNDKSSQYIAGQYLTGRGTTPGDKYNRISFRLNGTRAFYPNLTLDYSASYVENFYDITSATSSIYTQLTQTPANIPLLSYKDYVNNPFATPDGWYNPWYLNPYWTADNYRSKTKNSYLTAKIELKYRPTTWLEFTYRPSISNRWYDSKSVSPKQTYSSYSVNTIGRTNLAGGVSDTEYNSARINHDLQIGIKKDVNDFSFNFNLTGTAISRRYKSVAVSASGLEIPGLYNVSNRIGEAGASESNTLARTFAVWGDLLVGYKDYLFLHATGRNDWTSVLSKANRSYFYPSVDLSFIPTDAFKQLKDNSIVNYWKLRGGVSRTGYVNVDPYSLVPTFSSVTGYSSGTFFSQGSRIISSNLKPEITTGVEFGTDFRLWDNRIDANITYYHTGTTGQAIPAGIAISSGYSQFYVNTGKVTNEGIETALHITPIRSRDFQLTVGGNYTHNKNILQDLYPGLDRISINGSSVIYAQKGYELNQIIVSDYARDEQGRVIVDVNTGYPSVASESKILGNTTPRHRLGLDLSLRWKDFSFSTLFEYRGGYKFAAIDLGSTLDFGGSSARSAYYNREQFVFPNSSYLDATSGQYVANDHITVSDGGAGFWTSGTYNRGVYSNYVISGNYWKWREASLSYRLPQHIISRLKGVKAASVSIQGRNLLLFAPKSNEYTDPDYSANDNNAIGVSTTGQTPPTRYFGATLSLTF; this comes from the coding sequence ATGAAACAAAAATTAATCTATTTTTTGTTGGGGATCCTCTTTGTCGTTCATGTTCAAGCACAGTCTGCTCGTAAAGTCAGCGGTATTGTGTCTGCTGCGGACGGCACGCCTTTGGCTGGAGTTTCTATCCGGGTAGAGAACACAAAAGAAGCCACACAAACAGGTAGAGATGGTCAATATAGCATCCATGTCGCAGCTTCTGAAAAACTGATATTTAGCTTCATAGGCTATCAGGTCCGTCACATTGATTTAAAAGGACGATCATCGTTGGATATTGTGTTACTGAAAGAGGAGTCTGTCTTGGATGAAGTTGTGGTATCGGCAGGAGGAATTCTCCGAACTCCACGCGAGCAGGGCTATGCAACCACACAGGTTACCGGCGAAAACCTCACCCAGGGAAAATCACCGACTATTTCCGGAGGACTTCAGGGCAAGGTCCCAGGATTACAGATCAATCAGATCAGCAGTGGCGTAAATCCCAACTACAGGTTGGTGCTTAGAGGAAACAGATCTTTATTAGGAGACAATACGGCTTTGATCGTATTGGACAATGCGGTTGTAAGTAGCGATTTGCTCAACAATATTAATCCCGCCGATGTAGAGAATGTACAGGTCTTAAACGGCGCTGCCGGTGCAGCAGCATATGGGGCCGAAGGATCCAATGGAGTGCTTATCATTACAACAAAGAAGGGGCAGGCGGGACGTACCGCGATCAACTTGAGTAATACTTTTACGTTGGAAGAAATCAGTTTCTTCCCGAAGTTACAGGATAAGTTTGGCGCAGGATCCACTTCGGGTGCACAGGTCTACAACCCCGAAGAGAACCAACAGTATGGTCCGGCCTTCGACGGGTCTACGGTTGCGATTGGTAACCCGCTGGAAAATGGTGAACAGCAATACGGCATATATTCTCCGCGCAAAGATCGTTTTGATTTTTGGAATGTCGGCCGCAATAACCAAACCGATCTTTCAATCTCCTCCGGAAATGATAAATCTTCTCAATACATTGCCGGGCAATATCTTACCGGTAGAGGAACAACCCCGGGCGATAAATACAATCGGATCTCTTTTCGTTTGAACGGTACAAGAGCTTTTTATCCCAATCTGACCCTGGATTATTCAGCGAGTTATGTCGAGAACTTTTATGATATTACCTCAGCCACAAGCTCCATTTATACACAGTTAACACAGACTCCAGCCAACATTCCATTATTGAGTTACAAAGACTATGTCAATAATCCTTTTGCAACACCTGATGGCTGGTACAATCCTTGGTACTTAAACCCGTATTGGACAGCGGATAATTACCGATCGAAAACAAAAAATAGCTATCTGACGGCCAAAATTGAACTGAAGTATCGTCCGACAACTTGGTTGGAGTTTACCTATAGACCCTCAATTTCCAACCGATGGTATGATTCAAAATCTGTTTCACCCAAACAGACATACTCGAGCTATTCTGTCAATACCATTGGACGTACCAATTTAGCGGGAGGTGTTTCGGATACTGAATATAACAGTGCCCGTATCAACCATGATCTTCAGATAGGCATAAAAAAGGATGTCAATGATTTCTCTTTCAATTTTAATCTGACCGGTACTGCCATTAGCCGACGGTATAAATCGGTGGCTGTTTCGGCATCAGGTCTTGAAATTCCGGGGCTTTACAACGTGTCCAACCGAATCGGGGAAGCTGGCGCTAGCGAGTCGAATACACTTGCGCGTACATTTGCGGTATGGGGTGATCTCCTGGTTGGATACAAGGATTATCTTTTCTTACATGCTACAGGCCGTAACGATTGGACATCCGTACTCAGCAAAGCAAATAGGTCTTATTTCTACCCTTCTGTAGACCTGTCTTTTATTCCAACAGATGCCTTCAAGCAATTAAAAGACAACTCGATTGTCAATTACTGGAAGTTGAGAGGAGGTGTGTCGCGCACTGGCTATGTCAACGTGGATCCTTACTCGCTGGTACCTACCTTCTCCTCAGTTACAGGATATAGTAGCGGAACTTTCTTTTCTCAGGGAAGCCGGATTATTTCATCTAATTTAAAACCGGAGATTACAACAGGGGTAGAGTTTGGTACCGATTTTAGGTTGTGGGATAACCGCATTGATGCAAATATCACGTACTATCATACCGGAACAACAGGACAGGCTATCCCTGCCGGGATAGCGATTTCATCCGGCTATTCTCAATTTTATGTCAATACGGGTAAAGTCACAAACGAGGGGATTGAAACCGCTCTACATATCACGCCTATTCGTAGCAGAGACTTTCAGCTAACGGTTGGGGGAAACTATACGCACAATAAAAATATCTTACAGGATCTTTACCCTGGACTAGATCGTATTTCCATTAATGGAAGTAGTGTGATCTATGCACAGAAGGGCTACGAGCTGAATCAGATTATTGTTTCAGATTATGCCCGTGATGAGCAGGGCCGTGTCATTGTCGACGTAAATACGGGTTACCCTTCCGTGGCTTCTGAAAGCAAAATACTTGGCAATACCACACCACGTCACCGCTTGGGTCTTGATCTGTCTTTACGTTGGAAGGATTTCTCTTTCAGCACCCTTTTTGAATATCGCGGTGGATACAAATTTGCCGCTATAGACCTCGGTAGTACGCTTGATTTTGGCGGTTCATCGGCTCGAAGTGCCTACTACAACCGGGAGCAGTTTGTCTTTCCAAACTCTTCTTATTTAGATGCCACAAGTGGTCAATATGTGGCCAACGATCATATTACAGTTTCAGATGGTGGAGCTGGATTTTGGACTTCGGGTACATATAACAGGGGTGTGTACAGCAATTATGTGATTTCTGGAAATTATTGGAAGTGGCGCGAGGCCTCGCTTTCCTACCGCTTACCGCAGCATATCATTTCGCGCTTAAAAGGGGTGAAAGCTGCTTCAGTCAGCATCCAAGGGCGCAACCTATTGTTATTTGCCCCTAAGTCCAACGAATATACCGACCCTGATTACAGTGCCAATGATAACAATGCAATAGGGGTCTCGACAACAGGACAGACTCCACCGACACGCTATTTTGGGGCTACACTATCACTTACTTTTTAA